From a single Budorcas taxicolor isolate Tak-1 chromosome X, Takin1.1, whole genome shotgun sequence genomic region:
- the PRR32 gene encoding proline-rich protein 32, producing MAYIENVLGGHAPSPTAVAAAENGNQEPRPSLPFQCPKDDAGSWGHPRVPLRPPFKVLSYLARERLEHLSERTGSCIPVDGSRALKPPYGPPPAVAEEPLATEVNSSEGPAGWRQRGQDSINNVSQEFSGSPPALMVGGTKVSNGGTERGGSNAGLYVALPRGQGFFPPRGPQVRGPTHISTLRSGIMMELPPGSMRVMGKERLARVSFPLGGPQHPVKNWPRPMPLASSTTGLPSCTTAHCFIPPRPPSFNPFLAMPMAFAPPPIFGPPLPSCSANFPSWGLLAPASSNRENN from the exons ATGGCTTACATTGAAAATGT CCTTGGAGGGCACGCCCCTTCACCCACAGCAGTAGCTGCAGCTGAAAACGGGAACCAGGAGCCGCGGCCCAGCCTGCCCTTCCAGTGCCCGAAGGATGATGCAGGGTCCTGGGGCCACCCTCGAGTCCCACTGAGACCGCCCTTCAAGGTGCTGAGCTATCTGGCAAGAGAGCGACTGGAGCACCTCTCGGAGAGAACAGGATCTTGCATTCCTGTCGATGGCTCGAGAGCTCTCAAACCCCCGTATGGGCCACCACCTGCTGTTGCAGAAGAGCCCCTAGCAACAGAAGTAAATAGCTCTGAGGGACCGGCAGGCTGGAGGCAGAGGGGGCAAGATTCTATTAACAACGTGTCCCAGGAATTCTCTGGCAGCCCTCCTGCACTGATGGTGGGGGGGACAAAGGTCAGCAATGGGGGCACTGAAAGAGGTGGCAGCAATGCAGGGTTATATGTGGCTTTGCCACGGGGTCAAGGATTCTTTCCACCCAGGGGGCCTCAAGTAAGAGGCCCTACACACATCTCAACCCTTAGATCGGGGATAATGATGGAGTTGCCTCCAGGAAGCATGAGAGTGATGGGAAAGGAGAGGTTGGCTCGTGTTTCTTTCCCACTAGGAGGCCCGCAGCACCCTGTGAAGAACTGGCCAAGGCCTATGCCCTTGGCCTCCAGCACTACAGGTTTACCTTCCTGCACTACTGCTCATTGCTTCATTCCTCCTCGACCTCCGAGTTTCAATCCGTTTCTGGCTATGCCTATGGCTTTTGCTCCTCCCCCAATATTTGGTCCTCCACTGCCTTCCTGTTCTGCCAATTTCCCTTCTTGGGGATTGCTCGCTCCTGCATCCTCAAACAGAGAAAACAactga